A region of Larimichthys crocea isolate SSNF chromosome X, L_crocea_2.0, whole genome shotgun sequence DNA encodes the following proteins:
- the mvb12a gene encoding multivesicular body subunit 12A: protein MGVGVRMDSALPALTRKTKTFGLLNVKKLLAGQTVSPRRDKGERRNRMSLMDHAGVRPITAVAWTSNSSTCPKDFTLITITEDGASANFTRSFGKSGYYLCYSKDMAGGMVVSDIQLISDKESIPHGYCYIAEYLEPKANVSKKKRVCVRVVPVGSVDTAVLDIKLTGKSKMMLQHHTYVGDVHGYVLWCRKGYFSGPKPQAKPRSVSLDLRRLSLEQQTGPLPLRPSNPPPPLPPNKLSQRRRSLHSKDNFDKPADASFQGITALDGVPFNIHPKFDVQANETALQLNSQLNNIRIKSLQDIENEYNYTFVVEEAAAKRIRPSVSSGGTPSAQ from the exons ATGGGAGTTGGAGTCAGAATGGATTCAGCACTTCCTGCTTTGACAAGGAAAACCAAGACATTTGGGCTGTTGAATGTTAAGAAGTTGCTCGCTGGTCAAACCGTCTCACCTCGAAGAGACAAAGGTGAACGCAGAAAcaga ATGTCTTTGATGGACCATGCGGGTGTCCGGCCAATTACGGCTGTGGCGTGGACCTCCAACTCCAGCACATGCCCCAAAGATTTCACCCTG ATCACCATCACTGAAGACGGAGCATCGGCAAACTTTACACGCAGCTTTGGGAAGTCTGGATATTACCTCTGTTACAGCAAG GACATGGCAGGTGGCATGGTAGTGTCCGACATTCAGCTTATTTCAGACAAGGAATCTATCCCTCATGGTTATTGCTATATAGCAGAGTACCTTGAACCaa AGGCCAATGTTTCGAAGAAGAaacgcgtgtgtgtgcgtgtcgtCCCAGTGGGCAGTGTGGACACAGCTGTGTTGGATATTAAACTGACAGGCAAAAGCAAAATGATGCTGCAGCACCACACATACGTGGG AGACGTTCATGGCTACGTGTTATGGTGCAGAAAGGGCTATTTTTCAGGCCCCAAGCCTCAAGCCAAGCCCCGCAGTGTCAGCCTGGACCTCCGCAGACTCTCATTGGAGCAGCAGACTGGTCCTTTGCCCCTCAGACCAAG caaccctcctcctccactgccaCCAAATAAACTGAGTCAGAGACGCCGCAGCCTCCACAGCAAGGACAACTTTGACAAACCTGCTGATGCCAGTTTCCAGGGAATCACAG CTCTAGATGGAGTTCCCTTTAACATTCACCCAAAGTTTGATGTCCAGGCAAATGAGACG GCTCTGCAACTGAACTCTCAGTTAAACAACATTCGCATAAAGTCTCTCCAGGACATTGAAAATGAG tatAACTACACTTTTGTTGTGGAGGAAGCTGCTGCCAAAAGGATCAGACCATCAGTGTCATCAGGAGGCACTCCATCAGCTCAGTGA